The genomic stretch GACGCCGGGCGTCGAGCTCGGCATCCTCGCCGGCGAGACGCGGGCGACCCTGCTCGAGCTCGCGCACGGCCTCGGCTTCGCCGTGCAGGAGGACGTCTTCCCGCTCGCGCGCATGCTGCGCGCGGACGAGGTGTTCACGTCCTCGTCGGTGCGCGAGGTGATGCCGGTGGTCGAGGTCGACGGACATCCGTTCGGCCGGGGCCCGGCGGTCGACGCGCTCCAGTCCGCCCTGCGCGCCGCGGCGGCGGCGGCGTAGGCGACGGACCGGCGCCGGCCGCGGACCGAGATCGAGTCGCACGGCGGCGGCGTCTGCTCTCCGCGCTACCGGCCCGGCTGCGCGTGGACGCCGACCGCCTCCAGCGCGACCTGCGCGCGCTGCACGGCACGCTCGCCGACCGCGGCCGCCGGCTCGACCAGCCGGACACCGTCTTCGGGCCCGGCGACGCCTGGCCCGAGCCGAACCGGCTCGCGGAGGGCACCGGCCGGGTGCGGGCCGGATGGGATGCGGCGCCCGCGCCTCCTCGCCGTCGCGTGCCACGCCGCGCGCGAGCCGCACCTCCCGCGGCGCCTCCAGCCAGACCCGCACGTCGTAGGCGTCGCGAAACATCTGCTGCAGCGCGCAGACGCCCTCGACCACGACGATCCCAGAGGGGCGCACGACGCGCTCGGACGGGGCCGTGCGGCGGGCCGCCCAGTCGAACGCGCGGTAGCGCGCCTCGTCGCCGCGCAGCAGCGGCTCGAGCGCCTCGCGGGCGAGGCGGGTGAGCTCGAACTCCTCGCCGTTCCAGAACTCGTCGGTCGCGACCACCTGCGCTCCCGGGATCGCGGCCGCGAGCGTCGTCTTGTCGGATCCGCCGCGCCCCCCGATGCCGACGAGCACGAACGGGCGGCTCGGCTCGCACGCCGAGATGCGGTCGAGCACGGGCCGGGCGTCCATGGCAGCACGGTACCCTGCGCGCATGGAGAAGCTCCGGCTCGGCGGGATGGCGCTCGCCAACGGTGTCCTCGTCCACGGCCCGACCGCGTGGGCCGCGGCCGTCCGCACGCCCGACGGAGAGATCCGCGTCGGCTCCGGGCCCAAGCGCCGCCTGGCGCCGGGCGTGCAGACCCCGTTCGTGCGCGGGCCCTTGCGGCTCGCCGAGGCGCTCGCGCTGCTGCCGGACGTGCGCCGCGTGCTCCCCGAGGCGCGGTTCGCCTTCGAGCGGCCCGTGGTCGCCGCCGCGGTCGTCGCCGGCTCGGTGGCCGCTCGGACGGCCCGCCGCTCGACAAGTCTGGGCTTCGCCACCCGGGAGGCGGTCGCAGCCTGCGCCTCGCTCGCCCCTGCCGTGCTCGCGCTCCGCGGCGGCGAGCTCGCCTCCTACCACGGCGCCGAGCACGTCTCGATCGGCACCTACGAGACGGGACGGCCGGCGGCGAAGGAGCACGACCGTTGCGGCGGCCACCTCGTCGGCCCGCTGCTCGCGACGAGCGCGGCCGCGGGTGCGCTCGCCGCGAAGGCGCCGCGCCGCTCGCGCTCGCTCGCGCAGGCGGTCGGCGCGATCGCTGCCGTCGGGGCGGCCGTGGAGGTCTTCGCCTGGATGGGCCGGAATCCGCGCCACCCGCTCTCCCGCATCCTCGCGGTGCCCGGTCGCGAGCTGCAGGCACGGCTCACGACGGCCGAGCCGTCCCCGGCGCAGCTCGAAGTCGCGCGGGCGGCGCTCGACGCCTGCCTCCGGGCCGAGGGAGCGGCGTGAGCACAGCCGCATCCAGCCGCGAGGCCCGGCTCGACCCGAGCGTCTTCGACCTCCCGGTCGAGAAGATGCGGGAGGGCTACTACACGGACGCCTACTTCAACCACGTGCGCGCCGCGCTGCTCGCCGACGGCCGCCACCCGCAGGTGTTGATGCAGGTGTTCCAGCGCAAGCACGCGATGCTCGGCGGCATGGACGAGGCGATCGCGATCCTCCGGCTCTGCTCGCACGACTGGGACGCGCTCACCGTGCACGCGCTCCACGACGGCGACCGCATCGAGCCCTGGGAGACCGTGATGACGATCGAGGGCGACTACACCCTCTTCGCGCACCTCGAGACCGTCTACCTCGGAGTGCTCGCGCGCCGCACCCTCATCTCCACCAACACGGCCCGCGTGCTCGAGGCCGCGGGCGGCAAGCCGATCATCTTCATGCCCGCCCGGCACGACCATCACCGGGTGCAGACCGGCGACGGCTACGCGGCGTTCGTCGCCGGCGCGATGCTCGGAGCGGAGATCGGCGTCACCTCCGACGCGCAGGCATCGTGGTGGGGAGGCCGCGGAGTCGGCACCGTCCCTCACGCGCTGATCGCGGCCTACGGGGGCGACACGGCGCTGGCGGCGACGAAGTTCGCCGCCTGGGCGCCCGAGGACTTCCACATCACGGTGCTCGTCGACTTCGAGAACGACTCCGTGCGCACGGCGCTCGAGGTCGCCCGTGCGCTCGGCCCGAGGCTGTGGGGCGTCCGGCTCGACACGTCGAACCAGCTCGTCGACCGCTCGCTGTGGCAGGAGATGGGCGACTTCGACCCGCGCGGCGTCAACGAGCGCCTCGTGCGCAAGGTGCGCGCGGCGCTCGACGCGGAGGGCTTCGACCAGGTGCGCATCGTCGTCTCCGGAGGGTTCTCCGTCGAGAAGATCGAGGAGTTCGAGCTCCGCGGGGTACCGGTCGACGCGTACGGTGTCGGGTCGTCCCTCATCCGCGGAGAGAACGACTTCACCGCCGATATCGTCGTCAGCGACGGCCGCACGACCGCGAAGGTCGGCCGGCAGCTGCGTCCGAACGCGAGGCTGGAGCGTGTCGTCTAGACAGGTTCTGTGGGACGTCGACACCCAGGTCGACTTCATGCTCCCCGACGGCAAGCTCTACGTGCCCGGGGCGGAGCAGCTTGCCCCGGCGATGGGGCGCCTCGTCTCGTGGGCGCGGGCGGCAGGTGCCGTCCACGTCGCCTCCGCCGACGACCACGAGCTCACGGATCCGGAGATCTCGGACGCGCCCGACTTCACGAGCACGTACCCGCCACACTGCCTGCGCGGCACCCGGGGCGCCCAGCGGATCCCCGAGACAGAGCAGGCCGACCCGCTGCCGCTCTCGCACGTCGCCTACCCGCCGCGGCTGCTGCGGGAGCTGGTGCGCGGTCGCCGCGAGCTGCTGCTGCTGAAGAAGAGCTTCGACGTGTTCACGAACCCGAACGCCGACGCGGTGCTCGAGGCGCTCGACCCGTCCGAGGTGATCCTCTTCGGCGTCGCCACCGACGTCTGCGATCACGCGGCGATCGTCGGCCTGCTGCGCCGGGGACGCCGCGTGGCGTTCGTCGAGGACGCCGCCCGCGGTCTCGACGAGGGGCGCACGCGGTCGTGCCTCGCGCAGTGGCGCGACGCCGGCGTGCGCTTCACCACCGTCGAGGCCGTGGTCGCGACGGGTTGATGGAGGCCCCGCCGCTCGTCGTCCGCGCGCTCGCGCCGGCCGGGAAGCACGGTCTCACGATGTCGTGTCCACCCGAGGAAGGCGCGCTGCTGCACGTGCTCGCCGCCAGGCGCGGGCTCGTTCGCGCGGGCGAGATCGGTACGGGCAGCGGGGTCGCCGCCGCATGGATCGTGGCGGCGCTGCCGCCGCAGATCCCGTCCGTCACGGTCGAGATCGACGGCGATCGCGCCGTGGCCGCAGCCGGCCTGCTCGCCCCCGGCGGGACAGCCGTGCTCGACGACTTCCGGGACGACAGGGGCTCCCCGGCCGGCATCGCGACGCCTGGCTCTCCCATCCGTCGCTCGCCGCCGTCGAGCTGCGGCTGACGCCGCGGCGGAGCGCCGTCGTCGCCGTGCGGCGGTAGGCGGGTCGGCGCCCGCGGTACCCGCTGCCTCGGAGCTACAGCCTCGCAGCGGCGCTGCCGATAGACCGCTCGTGGTCACCTGGCCCCATTCCCCCGACGACATCGGGGGCTTCCTCATCACATGGCTCCCGATCATCTTCTTCGGGATCATCATCGTCCTGCTCCTGCGCACCATGTCGCTGGTGCCGAAGGTGAAGCCGGCGATGGTCGACCGCGACACCACCGACCCGGTCGGGTGGGACGACGTCGCCGGCGTGGACGAGGCGAAGGAGGAGCTGAAGGAGGTCGTCGAGTTCCTCCGAGACCGCAAGAAGTTCGAGCGGCTCGGCGCCCGCGTGCCCAAGGGCATCCTCCTCTACGGCCCACCGGGGACGGGCAAGACGCTGCTCGCGAAGGCGGCCGCGAACGAGTCGGGCGCGAACTTCTACTCGTCGAGCGCGTCGGCGTTCGTCGAGATGTTCGCGGGTCTCGGCGCCGCCCGCATCCGCAAGCTGTTCGAGGATGCGCGCAAGAACGCGCCCTCGATCGTGTTCATCGACGAGCTCGACGCCGTCGGCAGCGCCCGCTCGGGCGGCGCCCACAACCGCGAGCACGACCAGACGCTGAACCAGCTGCTCGTCGAGCTGGACGGCTTCGGCAGCTCGGACGAGGTCGTGATCATGGGCGCCTCCAACCGCCTCCAGGATCTCGACCCGGCCCTGCTGCGACCCGGCCGCTTCGACCGGCAGGTCAACGTGGCGCCCCCCGACCTCACGGGCCGCGAGGACATCCTGCGCGTGCACACGCGCTCGAAGCCGCTCGGCGCGGACGTCGACCTCTCCGTCCTCGCGCGCCGTACGGCCGGTCTCACCGGCGCCGACCTGGCGAACATCGCCAACGAGGCCGCCATCTTCGCTGCGCGCAAGGACCAGCAGTACATCCGCCAGGAGGACTTCGAGGGCGCGATGGAGCGCGTCCTCACGGGGCTCCAGAAGCGCCGCGTGGTGACGGAGAAGGAGAAGCGCATCCTCGCCTACCACGAGGCCGGGCATGCGCTCCTCGCCCACCTCATGGGCGACGTGATGCCGATCCAGAAGGTGACCATCGTCGGCCGCGGCGACGCGCTCGGCATGGCGTACTACCTGCCGGTCGAGGATCGCTATCTGCACACGAAGGAAGAGCTGCTCGACGTGATGAAGGTCGCCCTCGCGGGCCGGGCCGCCGAGGAGATCGTCTTCGGCCGCGTCACGAACGGCGCCGCCAGCGACCTCGAGAAGGTGACGCAGATCGCCCGCGCGATGGTGTTCGAGTTCGGCATGTCCGAGGTGGCGCCGTCACGCACGATGCGGGCCGACAACTACGCGCTCTCGGAGGAGACGAAGCGGATGCGCGACAGCGAGCAGGCCCGTCTCACCGACCACGCCTACGAGGAGGCGCTCCGCCTCCTCGGCAAGCACCGTGCCACGCTCGACCGCCTCGCGGGCACGCTTCTCGAGAAGGAGACGATCGACCGCGACGAGTTCGTCACGCTGATGGCGGAGGTCGGACAGGAGTCGCGCTCGGCCGAGACCGTGGGCACGGTGCGCGCGCTCGAGCGCGCTGCCGAGTAGGGCGCGGCTACGATCGGCCGCGTGACCACGCGCGGCATCCACCATCTCGGCGTCGCCGTCTCCGACCTCGACGAGGCGATCGGCACGTACGCGCGCCTGCTCGGCGGCACGGTCGAGCACCGCGCCGCCCTGCCCGACCAGGGCGTCTACGCCGCGTCGCTGCTCGTTGCCGGAAGCCGTATCGAGCTGCTCGCGCCGGACGGCGAGGACACCCCGGTGGGACGGTTCCTCGCCAGGCGCGGGCCCGGCATGCACCACGTCGCCTACGCCGTCGACGACGTCGCCGCCGCCCTCTCGGAGCTCGCCGGCGCCGGCGCGGAGTTGATCGACGAGCAGCCGCGCGTCGGCCTGTTCGGCCTGCAGGTCGCATTCGTCCATCCCGACGCCGTCCACGGCGTCCTCACGGAGGTGGTTTCCCCGGCATGAGCACCGAACCAGAATCCGTCCGCATCGAGGTCGCGTTCGCGGGCGGGCCGATCATCGCCGCCAACGTCGCCCCCGCGGGCGCCGACGCGCTCGAGCACGCGCTCGCCTCCGCTGCGCAGGGAACGCACCAGCTCGACACCGACGACGGCCGCGTCACGCTCGTCCTCGGCCGCGTCGCGTACATGAAGCGGTTCGCGCGAGACTCGAAAGTCGGCTTCGGCCTCTAGCGCTCCGGTGCGCGCCGCCCGGCCTCGTGGACGCGCGGCTACCCTACGCCGCCCATGGCTCTCGAGGTAGGCATCGTCGGTCTCCCCAACGCGGGGAAGACCACGCTCTTCAACGCCCTCACGAAGGCGGGAGCGGAGATCACCGCGTACGCATCCGTGACCGACAAGTCCAACGTCGGCATGGCGACGATCGCCGACGACCGGCTCGAGCGTCTCGCCGCCCTCGTCAGGGCGCGCAAGGTGACGCCGGCGGCGGTTCGCGTGCAGGACGTGCCGGGAACCGGCCCCGCTCTCCTCGGCGGGCTGCGTCAGGTCGACGCGCTGCTCGCGGTCGCGGACGGATTCTCGGAGGGCGCCGATCCCGCGGGCGACCTCGAGACGTTGAAGCTCGAGCTGCTCGTCGCCGACGCCGACCACGTCGCACGACGCCTGGAGCGCGTCGAGAAGCAGGCGAAGTCCGGCGACGCCGCCGTGCGCAAGGAGGCGGAGGCGCTCGGCGCGGTCCTCGCGCACCTGGAGAGCGGCAGGCCGCTGAGCGAATGGACGGGCGAGCTGCCGGGGGAGCTCGACCCCCTCACGACCAAGCCGCTGATAGCGATCGAGAACGGCCCCCACGGCATCGACTGCAAGCTCGAGGCGGAGCTCGCAGAGCTTCCCGACGAGGAGGCCGCCGCCTTCCGCGAGGGCCCCTCCGCGCTCGACGAGGTCGTGCGCCGGCTCAAGGACGCCCTCGGCCTGATCACGTTCTTCACCGCCGGCGAGAAGGAGACGCGCGCGTGGACGCTCCGCGACGGCCAGACCGCGGTCGAGGCTGCCGCCACCATCCACTCGGACATCGCGCGCGGCTTCATCCGCTGCGAGGTGATCCGCTGGGACGACCTGCTCGAGGCCGGCTCGCATGCGGAGGCGGCGAAACGGGCCCTGCAGCGCCTCGAGGGCAAGACATACGTCGTCCAGGACGGCGACGTGCTCAACATCCGCTTCAACGTGTGAGCGGACGCGCGCTTCGGCCCGGCCTCCCACACCGCGTGCCGCCGCCTCACCCAGCCGCGATCAGCGCCGCCCCGGCGAGCGCGATCACCCCCCCGGCTGTCCGCGTTGCGCCGATGCGCTCGTGCAGCACGGCGCGGGCGAGCAGGATCGTCGTCACGGGGTAGAGCGAGCTGAGCACTGCGACGATCCCGACCGCACCCCTCGTCGAGGCCAGCGCGATGAGCGCATTCGCGCCGGTGTCGAACACGCCCACCGCGACGACGAGCGGCAGCAGCTCTCGCGCGACACGCGGGACGGCGCGCGTCGCGGAGAGCGCGACGACAATCGCGCAGACCGAGCCGAAGCGGGCCGCCGCCGCCGCCCAGGGAGCGCCGTCCTTCGCCGCCTCGCCGATGCCGACGACGAAGAGGCCGAATCCGAGCGCGGCCGCAAGCGCGAGCGCGACGCCGGCCGCAACCGGCGCGCGGCCGCTTCCCGGCTCGCGCGCGACGAGCACGACGCCTGCGAGGGCGACGAGGATGCCGGCCCACTGCAGCGCCCCCGGGGAGCGGCCGCGGGCGAGATCGACCGCGAGGGGGACGGCGGGGGACGTGGCCGAGATGGGCGCCACGATGCCGATGGCGCCGACTGCCATGCCGCGGTAGAGGCAGCCGAGCCCGACGACGCCCGCAACGCCGGCGCCGAAGGCGATCAGCAGCGCGCGGGCCTCCGGTCGGCCGGATCCGCTTGCCAGCACCCACACGGCAAGCCCGGAGAGGCCGGCCAGCTGCGACCAGAACAGCACCAGGAGCACGCGCACGCGGCGTGACGCGACGCCGCCGAAGAAGTCGCCCGTTCCCCACAGCGCCGCCGCGCACAGCGCCAGCACGACCCCTGTCATGCAGCGTCAGCCCTCGCCGACGGGACGGGTCGCCGCCTGTGCGTCCAGCTGGTTCGCGTGGTAGAGCACGGATGCCTCCGCCGTGCGGGCGCTCGCGCGGTCGTGGTGCGAGGCGACGGCGTGCAGCAGCTCCGCGCGCAGGGCGGCGTCGAGCCCGCCGGCACGCTGCTCGATCAGCCGCAGCCCCAGGTGGACGTGGCCGAGCAGGCGTCCTTCCTCGGTCTGCCGGAACGCCGGACCGCGCTCGAGCTCGAGCGTGCGGCCGACGTCGTGCACGAGCGCGGCGGCAACCAGCAGGTCGTGGCGCAGGCGTGGGTGCAGCTGCGCCGTCTCGCGGCAGAGCGTCGTCACGCCGACGGTGTGCTCGAGCAGCCCGCCCGCGTAGCCATGGTGGCCGTCTGCGCCCGCGGCGGGAAGCGCCCGCAGCGACGCGCGCAGGGCGCCGTCGTCGAGGAACCCGGCGACGAGCTCCGCGAGGCCGGGGTGGGCGATCTCGCCGGCGAGGAACTCGAGGAAGCCGTCGAGCTCGTCCGCGTCCCTGCGCATCGCCGGAGCCATCGACGCCGGGTCGGCGTCCGGCGCGGCCTCGAGCGCGCGCACCTGCACCTGCAGCTTGCCGCCGAAGCGCTCGACCCTGCCCAGCACGCGCACGGCGTCTCCCTCGCCGAAGCGACGGTCGAGCAGCTCGACGTCGCTCCACACACGCGCCTCGATGCGTCCGCTCGGGTCGACGAGCTCGAGCGCGAGGTAGGGCTGGCCGTTGCGGGTGCGCCGCCGCTCCTTGCGCCCGACGGCGTACACGCCCTCGACGGTGCGGTCCTCTGCGAGCTCGGCGATCGTGGTCATCGTGACGGGGAGTCTAGGCCCGAAGGTACGCTCGCGGTGATGGCCGACGTCGCTCCGTTCCGTGCGATCCGCTACGCCGAGCCGGCGCCGTCCGTGACCGCGCCTCCCTACGACGTGCTCACGCCGGAGCAGCGCGATGCCTACCGCGCCCGCGATGAGCACAACGTCGTTCGCCTGACGTTGAACGAGTCCGAGGAGGAGGCGGGGCGCCTCTTCCGGTCGTGGCTCGAGGAGGGGGTGCTCGTGCGCGACGACGAGCCCGCCGTGTGGGCCGTCGCCCAGGACTACGTCGGCCCCGACGGGGTCGCCCGCCGCCGCGAGGGGCTCGTCGCCTCCCTGCGTGTCGAGCCGTACGACACGCGCACCGTGCTTCCGCACGAGCGCACACACGCCGGGCCGAAGGAGAGCCGGCTGCGCCTGCTGCGTGCCGCCCGCGCCCAGCTCGAGCCGATCTTCCTGCTCTACGACGGCGACGCGCCCGTCGCGGTGCCCGACCGCGAGCCCGACCTCGCCGCCGACGCCACGCAGCTGTGGCGCATGCCGGGCGACGGTGTCGCGGAGGCCTTCGCCGACCGTCAGTTGCTCATCGCCGACGGCCACCACCGTTACGAGACCGCGGTCGCCTACGCCGCCGAGCAGGGCACGGCCGAGAGCGCACGCATGATGGTCGTGCTCGTCTCCACCTCCGATCCCGGACTCGAGATCTTCCCCACGCACCGGCTCTTCCACGGCCACGACGAGGTCGTACCGCCGCCGGGCGGCTCGACCGACGTCGCCTCGGCGGTCGAGCGCCTCGGGCGGCTGCCGTACGACATCGCGCACGCCGTCGTCTACCGCCGCGGCGCCGCCTTCCCGGTCGTCGGCGAGCCGGGCGAGCTCGACGTGGAGCTCGTCGAGCGGATCATCGGCCACGAGGGCCTCGGCTACACGGCCGACCTCGCCGACGCGGTGGCGCAGGTCGACGCCGGCGTCTACGACGGCGCCTTCCTGCTGCGCGCAACCCGGATCGAGGACGTGTTCGAGCGGGCCCGCCGCGGCGAGGTGATGCCGCAGAAGACGACGTACTTCTTCCCGAAGCTCACGAGCGGGCTGCTGTTCCACCCGGTATGACCGACTGGCTCGAGCTCTGCCGTGCCTGCGTCGCCGACATCGACGCCGCTCTGCGAGACCTCCCCACGCGCGCCGAGCGAGAGCCGGTTCTGCGCGCGGGCGAGGGCGGCGACGACACGACGGCTGTTGATGCGGCCGCCGAGGCCGCCGTCGTCGCACGGCTGGAGGCGCTCGAGGCGGACTTCACGCTCGTGTCCGAGGAGCTCGGCGTGCGCGTCTTCGGCGCCGGCGGCTCCACGCGCGTCGTCGTCGACCCGATCGACGGGTCGATCAACGCGAAGCGGGGCATTCCGTTCTTCTCCCTCTCGCTCGCCGTCGCGGACGGCCCCGCGATGAGCGACGTCGCCTTCGGCTATGTCTACGACTTCGGCGCGCGCGAGGAGTGGACGGCGACGCGCGGCGGCGGAGCGACCCTGAACGGGTCACCGCTGTCCGCACCCGGCCCGAAGAGCCCGATCGAGATCCTCGCGTTCGAAGCCACGACGACCGCGCTCGTCGCGGACAAGGCCGCGGCGATGGAGGGCGTCGCTCAGCGGCTGCGTGTGATGGGCTCGCTGGCGCTGTCGCTCTGCCATCTCGCCGCCGGCCGGGTCGACGCGGTCTGCTCGCTCAAGCCGGCGCGCTCGATCGACATCGCCGCGGCGCAGCTGCTCGTGCGCGAACGGGGCTACGCGATCGAGCTCTTCGATGACCCGCCCTTCGCGTGCGCGCCGCTCGATCTCGAAGGCCGCTCGCGGGTCGTGGCAGCGGCGACGGACGCCCTCTGCGCCCTCCTCGCCGAAGCGCTCGCCTGACGCCGAGGGGCGGCTCGGCCGCCCCTCGCTTCCTCCTCGTGCAGATGTTCCCGCGGGTCAGCCCGTGACGGGCCTCGCCGGCGTGCCGGCCTTCGCCGTCTCGTCGACCCGGGCGGTCGTGCCGAGCGCCATGACGGCGAGGATCATGAAGCCGATGCCGCTGAGCAGGAGCGCGATTGCGACGACGAGCCCGAACAGCGCGATCTGCTCTGCCATGTAGGAGACGTTGAGCGCGGTCGAGAGCGCCGTCGCGGTGACCCAGGTGTTGCGGGCGGCGTTCGGGACGGGCTTGCCGTCGGCCATCAGCGCCGCCGCCGCGTCGCTCGTGCCCTTCGGGTCGCTCGGATCGGCCGCAGAGGCGAAGCGCCCCATCTGCGCGTAGGTGAGCCCGCCCGACGACTCCAGCGCGTGGATGCGCATGTACTGTGCGAAGCAGCGCGCATCGGATCCGCTCGTGATCTCCTTGTCGGCGACGTCGCAGGTCGGTAGGGCGGTCGTCGCCGGCAGCCCCGCCTCCTTCGCGGCCTTCCGGATCTCGGAGGGCTTCATGTCGGGCGAGCCGACGATGAACTCCCGCG from Gaiella occulta encodes the following:
- a CDS encoding DUF1385 domain-containing protein, with product MEKLRLGGMALANGVLVHGPTAWAAAVRTPDGEIRVGSGPKRRLAPGVQTPFVRGPLRLAEALALLPDVRRVLPEARFAFERPVVAAAVVAGSVAARTARRSTSLGFATREAVAACASLAPAVLALRGGELASYHGAEHVSIGTYETGRPAAKEHDRCGGHLVGPLLATSAAAGALAAKAPRRSRSLAQAVGAIAAVGAAVEVFAWMGRNPRHPLSRILAVPGRELQARLTTAEPSPAQLEVARAALDACLRAEGAA
- a CDS encoding cysteine hydrolase family protein → MSSRQVLWDVDTQVDFMLPDGKLYVPGAEQLAPAMGRLVSWARAAGAVHVASADDHELTDPEISDAPDFTSTYPPHCLRGTRGAQRIPETEQADPLPLSHVAYPPRLLRELVRGRRELLLLKKSFDVFTNPNADAVLEALDPSEVILFGVATDVCDHAAIVGLLRRGRRVAFVEDAARGLDEGRTRSCLAQWRDAGVRFTTVEAVVATG
- the ftsH gene encoding ATP-dependent zinc metalloprotease FtsH; its protein translation is MVTWPHSPDDIGGFLITWLPIIFFGIIIVLLLRTMSLVPKVKPAMVDRDTTDPVGWDDVAGVDEAKEELKEVVEFLRDRKKFERLGARVPKGILLYGPPGTGKTLLAKAAANESGANFYSSSASAFVEMFAGLGAARIRKLFEDARKNAPSIVFIDELDAVGSARSGGAHNREHDQTLNQLLVELDGFGSSDEVVIMGASNRLQDLDPALLRPGRFDRQVNVAPPDLTGREDILRVHTRSKPLGADVDLSVLARRTAGLTGADLANIANEAAIFAARKDQQYIRQEDFEGAMERVLTGLQKRRVVTEKEKRILAYHEAGHALLAHLMGDVMPIQKVTIVGRGDALGMAYYLPVEDRYLHTKEELLDVMKVALAGRAAEEIVFGRVTNGAASDLEKVTQIARAMVFEFGMSEVAPSRTMRADNYALSEETKRMRDSEQARLTDHAYEEALRLLGKHRATLDRLAGTLLEKETIDRDEFVTLMAEVGQESRSAETVGTVRALERAAE
- the mce gene encoding methylmalonyl-CoA epimerase, translated to MTTRGIHHLGVAVSDLDEAIGTYARLLGGTVEHRAALPDQGVYAASLLVAGSRIELLAPDGEDTPVGRFLARRGPGMHHVAYAVDDVAAALSELAGAGAELIDEQPRVGLFGLQVAFVHPDAVHGVLTEVVSPA
- a CDS encoding DUF933 domain-containing protein, coding for MALEVGIVGLPNAGKTTLFNALTKAGAEITAYASVTDKSNVGMATIADDRLERLAALVRARKVTPAAVRVQDVPGTGPALLGGLRQVDALLAVADGFSEGADPAGDLETLKLELLVADADHVARRLERVEKQAKSGDAAVRKEAEALGAVLAHLESGRPLSEWTGELPGELDPLTTKPLIAIENGPHGIDCKLEAELAELPDEEAAAFREGPSALDEVVRRLKDALGLITFFTAGEKETRAWTLRDGQTAVEAAATIHSDIARGFIRCEVIRWDDLLEAGSHAEAAKRALQRLEGKTYVVQDGDVLNIRFNV
- a CDS encoding EamA family transporter, which gives rise to MTGVVLALCAAALWGTGDFFGGVASRRVRVLLVLFWSQLAGLSGLAVWVLASGSGRPEARALLIAFGAGVAGVVGLGCLYRGMAVGAIGIVAPISATSPAVPLAVDLARGRSPGALQWAGILVALAGVVLVAREPGSGRAPVAAGVALALAAALGFGLFVVGIGEAAKDGAPWAAAAARFGSVCAIVVALSATRAVPRVARELLPLVVAVGVFDTGANALIALASTRGAVGIVAVLSSLYPVTTILLARAVLHERIGATRTAGGVIALAGAALIAAG
- a CDS encoding HD domain-containing protein, which translates into the protein MTTIAELAEDRTVEGVYAVGRKERRRTRNGQPYLALELVDPSGRIEARVWSDVELLDRRFGEGDAVRVLGRVERFGGKLQVQVRALEAAPDADPASMAPAMRRDADELDGFLEFLAGEIAHPGLAELVAGFLDDGALRASLRALPAAGADGHHGYAGGLLEHTVGVTTLCRETAQLHPRLRHDLLVAAALVHDVGRTLELERGPAFRQTEEGRLLGHVHLGLRLIEQRAGGLDAALRAELLHAVASHHDRASARTAEASVLYHANQLDAQAATRPVGEG
- a CDS encoding DUF1015 family protein, which produces MADVAPFRAIRYAEPAPSVTAPPYDVLTPEQRDAYRARDEHNVVRLTLNESEEEAGRLFRSWLEEGVLVRDDEPAVWAVAQDYVGPDGVARRREGLVASLRVEPYDTRTVLPHERTHAGPKESRLRLLRAARAQLEPIFLLYDGDAPVAVPDREPDLAADATQLWRMPGDGVAEAFADRQLLIADGHHRYETAVAYAAEQGTAESARMMVVLVSTSDPGLEIFPTHRLFHGHDEVVPPPGGSTDVASAVERLGRLPYDIAHAVVYRRGAAFPVVGEPGELDVELVERIIGHEGLGYTADLADAVAQVDAGVYDGAFLLRATRIEDVFERARRGEVMPQKTTYFFPKLTSGLLFHPV
- a CDS encoding inositol monophosphatase family protein, giving the protein MTDWLELCRACVADIDAALRDLPTRAEREPVLRAGEGGDDTTAVDAAAEAAVVARLEALEADFTLVSEELGVRVFGAGGSTRVVVDPIDGSINAKRGIPFFSLSLAVADGPAMSDVAFGYVYDFGAREEWTATRGGGATLNGSPLSAPGPKSPIEILAFEATTTALVADKAAAMEGVAQRLRVMGSLALSLCHLAAGRVDAVCSLKPARSIDIAAAQLLVRERGYAIELFDDPPFACAPLDLEGRSRVVAAATDALCALLAEALA